One Pichia kudriavzevii chromosome 3, complete sequence genomic window carries:
- a CDS encoding uncharacterized protein (PKUD0C07470; similar to Saccharomyces cerevisiae YDR170C (SEC7); ancestral locus Anc_8.368), with product MSDIEIQEENDQLPSVKPAHDTPADNEDRRQHPEIEVQLEHADEEEEVEGNGRPGNDATDMPESIRTDQRSVYSMSNMSPVKKKLTNTSSHLNESASISFLRSSFEQLISIKDIMKKHQDIVQKSTTVIGTLKAGHMPEENIIFEPLKLACEQSNIEAKVLALDCLSKIFTFNLFNKPIFWDYKGTKPKVVSSNEDLEAGLDSGTNNGKVLLIEAAVNTVISCFEGEGTDERVELQIVRVLTGTVVNESMPIHGKVLLQVVRQINNIFLLSLSPVNQSIAQAALIQIVDTVYGKVSKLRNKKKITTKLGNGFTPQDQSKGTLVNSDSHTENDHISNGNENGQSMTLQQLQDTSNDNVQLTTEEVLGDDDELYVKDAFLIFRSISNLASKVIEVESLDMRSHQVRVKMLSLHIIHMIIKNYSDVFADKEHLIFNKNSSESTALVDGIRKYLCLALSRNATSQLSSVYEITMEIYWLMIKNLRSEFKFEIPVFLDEIYFPVCEMKTSVPYQKRYVLNMIYKICSDPKILVEFYLNYDCDTVLPNLCEKIIDHLAKHALQRVDATPQQKASFKLFQKMELASQKFDIIPELNSSKLTSTAPNPDVTMNFPNDFALKMISIDCIVSFLQSLNISCGTPLEYFSDDNQMVSLDELKTISSEMRLRTGSITSGSISRVSLNHSDSQVNTPTIAESEETLGTKQFDSAKQRKTALLEGIRLFNFSPKKGIAFLERNGFLNTKDPSTIAKFIIDNPNLDKTQVGEYLGGSKEENISVMHAFVDIMDFKNKSFLDALRSFLQHFRLPGESQVIDRFMLKFAEKYVNDNPKVFANADTVYVLSYSVILLNTDQHSAQVKKRMTLDDFIKNNKGIDDGKDLDPKFLEEVYKDIQNNEIILNSEQQAVMISNDVSAYQPLLSNPFFGRNYAKEAYTKVTKVLSKNTENTVISLGKNARKNLRYFTSDSASNPEHVRSMFDNLWMSLLAGLTPPFKDYDDEDVADVLLLGIRLSIHMSCIFDIDYARTSFIRALVQFTNMNNPEDMKDKNIKAIYTILEIAIDDNSYLKSSWRDIFITISQVERLRLLSKGVDGSSVPDLINARLSKKSLDIKKHEQHSGFFSAISGGKKVSVSEQAFLNHVNQKLPTEMVNKINTTELDVRIDKVFSKSSEIQGDGIFDFVSGLVEVAREEIKSSGDSQEPRMFCLQKMVDFCYYNMSRIRLQWSEIWKVMNQEFNEFGCSSNNAVAFFAIDSLRQLSERFFSIEELAHFKFQKEFLRPFDYIIINSPSLDVKQMVLDCIQYLILKNSKDIRSGWTTILETLAHAAYCIDSEKFVSCGLKSVQQILETHLDAIEEQNGYSALVECLCEYGKNERYQKVGLRALSMINLLVEKTGNEVDIRVGDDDYLNDRWFPLLLSFHSIIMEGTDLEVRSKALNFLFDGLITHGKNFDEEFWRKVWLELLFPIFDILKRHGEINIIQNEGLWVWLSSTMIQALRKMVLLFTTFFNDLHSIVDDFMSLLISCICQDNDAISKIGISCLKDLIIENITKFDDDKWERIIKTFSTLFKITTAKELFELDPKNIKPNGARSPCNGDENNNDEEEIDNEDSEEESEQAYSEITPEKTFSSQEIVVKCVLHLHMIQLLSELFDDDKFYACIPYKHLISLSKLLEGSYQFSRDFNEDYNLRVRLWNSGVVDKLPNLLKQETSSVGVYISILFRLYCDEDKVDNEGRVKIVSTLIPLSNALFARATEFQQRQEFKNLQSWIPVVIEVLQALTELKDEDFRRACPVTYGHVISLFQGNISEGLQGVLRSYLTRVGSLYIDTAR from the coding sequence ATGAGTGATATTGAGATACAAGAAGAGAACGATCAATTGCCCTCTGTGAAGCCGGCTCACGATACACCAGCCGATAATGAGGATCGCCGTCAACATcctgaaattgaagttcAACTTGAACATGCGgatgaggaggaggaggtAGAAGGAAATGGAAGGCCGGGAAACGATGCAACCGATATGCCTGAGTCGATTCGTACCGACCAGCGATCTGTTTATTCCATGAGCAACATGTCACCtgtaaagaagaaattaacCAATACTTCATCACACCTCAATGAATCGGCAAGTATATCATTTTTGAGATCAAGTTTTGAACAGCTCATTTCTATTAAAGATATCATGAAAAAACACCAAGATATTGTTCAGAAAAGTACAACTGTTATTGGCACATTGAAGGCAGGTCATATGCCTGAGgaaaatattatttttgaaCCTTTAAAATTGGCATGCGAACAGAGCAATATCGAAGCAAAGGTTTTAGCATTGGATTGCTTGAGCAAGATATTTACATTCAACCTGTTCAATAAACCAATATTCTGGGACTATAAAGGAACCAAGCCAAAAGTTGTAAGTTCAAATGAGGACTTGGAAGCCGGTTTAGATTCAGGTACGAATAATGGGAAAGTTCTACTGATTGAGGCAGCAGTAAACACAGTTATATCATGCTTTGAAGGAGAAGGGACTGATGAGCGTGTTGAGCTGCAAATTGTTAGGGTTTTAACAGGCACTGTTGTCAATGAATCTATGCCAATTCATGGTAAGGTTCTATTACAAGTTGTTAGGCAAATTAATaatatctttttgttaTCACTATCCCCAGTTAATCAAAGTATTGCACAAGCTGCGTTGattcaaattgttgatactGTTTATGGTAAAGTTTCCAAGTTGAggaacaaaaagaaaatcacaACGAAATTGGGAAATGGATTCACACCCCAAGATCAATCCAAGGGAACTTTGGTGAATAGTGACTCTCACACAGAAAATGACCACATCAGCaatggaaatgaaaatggcCAAAGCATGACCCTACAGCAGCTACAAGATACAAGTAATGATAACGTTCAATTAACAACCGAAGAGGTTCTTGGTGATGACGATGAGCTTTATGTTAAAGACgcatttttgattttcaggTCAATCAGCAATCTGGCATCAAAAGttattgaagttgaatCATTAGATATGAGGTCTCACCAGGTTAGGGTAAAAATGCTATCATTGCATATTATCCATATGATCATCAAAAATTATTCGGATGTCTTTGCCGATAAGGAACATTTAATATTCAATAAGAATAGCTCGGAATCAACAGCTTTGGTTGATGGTATTAGAAAATATTTATGCTTAGCTCTTTCAAGGAATGCAACCTCTCAATTGTCATCGGTTTATGAGATTACAATGGAAATCTATTGGCTGATGATCAAAAACTTGAGATCggaattcaaatttgagaTCCCTGTTTTCTTAGATGAGATATATTTCCCCGTTTGTGAAATGAAAACATCTGTTCCTTACCAAAAACGTTACGTCCTAAATATGATTTACAAAATTTGTTCCGACCCGAAGATTTTGGTGGAATTCTATTTAAACTACGACTGTGATACAGTTTTACCTAACTTGTGTGAAAAGATAATTGATCACCTTGCAAAACATGCATTGCAAAGAGTTGATGCTACGCCTCAACAAAAAGCAAGCTTTAAGTTATTCCAGAAAATGGAACTAGCAAGCCAGAAATTCGATATAATTCCTGAGTTAAACTCATCAAAATTAACAAGCACAGCTCCAAATCCTGATGTTACGATGAACTTCCCCAATGATTTCGCATTAAAAATGATATCCATTGATTGTATTGTTTCATTCCTCCAATCTTTAAATATATCTTGTGGAACACCCTTGGAATACTTTTCTGATGATAACCAAATGGTGTCGCTAGATGAATTGAAGACAATTTCTAGCGAAATGAGATTGAGAACGGGGTCCATAACTTCAGGCTCTATATCCCGTGTCTCCCTTAACCATTCCGACTCTCAAGTTAATACGCCTACTATTGCCGAATCAGAGGAGACGCTTGGAACTAAGCAGTTTGATAGTGccaaacaaagaaagacGGCTTTACTTGAAGGTATCAGgttattcaatttttcaccGAAGAAAGGTATCGCATTTcttgaaagaaatggatTTCTAAATACAAAGGAtccttcaacaattgcGAAGTTCATCATTGATAATCCAAATCTTGATAAAACACAGGTTGGTGAATATTTAGGTGGAAGTAAAGAGGAAAACATTTCTGTAATGCATGCctttgttgatattatggacttcaaaaataaaagttttTTGGATGCATTGAGATCATTCTTACAGCATTTCAGACTACCCGGCGAGTCTCAGGTTATTGATAGATTTATGTTAAAGTTTGCAGAAAAATACGTGAACGATAATCCAAAGGTATTTGCAAATGCGGACACAGTCTATGTCTTGTCGTATTCTGTTATATTACTAAATACTGACCAACATTCAGCGCAAGTTAAAAAGAGAATGACATTGGATGattttataaaaaataacaaaggAATTGATGACGGCAAAGACTTAGATCCTAAATTTTTGGAAGAGGTTTACAAGGACATCcaaaacaatgaaattatCTTGAACAGTGAGCAACAAGCTGTAATGATATCGAACGATGTGAGTGCATATCAACCACTGTTAAGTAACCCATTTTTTGGTAGGAATTATGCTAAGGAAGCATATACTAAAGTCACGAAAGTTTTAAGTAAGAATACCGAAAACACAGTGATTTCTTTAGGTAAGaatgcaagaaaaaatttaCGGTATTTTACATCAGATTCAGCATCTAACCCTGAACATGTTAGATCAATGTTTGATAATCTGTGGATGTCTTTGCTCGCCGGCTTAACCCCACCATTCAAAGATtacgatgatgaagatgttgCTGATGTTTTATTGCTTGGTATTCGTCTATCGATTCATATGTCTTGCATATTTGACATTGATTACGCAAGAACTTCATTTATCAGAGCATTGGTTCAATTCACCAATATGAACAATCCAGAAGATATGAAGGATAAGAACATTAAGGCAATTTATACTATCTTAGAAATTGCGATTGATGATAATTCATATCTAAAATCTTCATGGAGGGATATTTTTATTACCATCTCTCAAGTTGAGAGACTTAGATTATTGTCTAAAGGTGTTGATGGTAGTAGTGTTCctgatttgatcaatgcCAGGCTTTCCAAGAAATCTTTAGATATCAAGAAGCATGAACAGCATTCCGGATTCTTCTCGGCTATTAGTGGGGGCAAGAAAGTAAGTGTATCAGAGCAAGCCTTTTTGAACCACGTCAATCAAAAGTTACCTACTGAGATGGTCAATAAGATCAACACCACCGAATTAGACGTTAGAATTGACAAAGTTTTCAGTAAGAGTTCTGAAATTCAAGGTGACGgcatttttgattttgttagCGGTTTAGTTGAGGTTGCACGCGAGGAAATCAAATCATCTGGTGATAGCCAAGAGCCAAGAATGTTTTGTTTACAGAAGATGGTTGATTTCTGCTATTACAATATGAGTAGAATCAGATTGCAATGGTCTGAGATTTGGAAGGTTATGAACcaagaattcaatgaatttggatGCAGCTCTAATAATGCAGTTGCattttttgcaattgatTCATTAAGACAATTGAGCGAGAGGTTTTTTAGTATTGAGGAGTTAGCCCATTTCAAGTTTCAAAAGGAGTTTTTGAGGCCATTTGATTatattattatcaatagCCCGAGTCTCGATGTTAAGCAGATGGTTTTGGACTGtattcaatatttgatACTCAAGAACTCGAAGGATATTAGATCTGGTTGGACTACTATTCTAGAAACGTTGGCACACGCTGCTTATTGTATTGATAGTGAGAAGTTTGTTTCTTGTGGCCTCAAGTCTGTTCAACAAATTTTAGAGACCCATCTCGACGCAATCGAAGAACAGAATGGATATAGTGCTCTGGTTGAGTGCTTGTGTGAGTATGGTAAAAATGAGAGGTACCAAAAGGTTGGATTGAGAGCTTTATCTATGATCAACTTATTGGTCGAAAAAACCGGCAATGAAGTCGATATTAGagttggtgatgatgactATTTGAACGATAGATGGTTCCCTTTATTGTTAAGTTTTCACAGCATTATTATGGAAGGTACTGATTTAGAAGTGCGTTCAAAAGCTTTaaactttttgtttgatggATTGATTACCCATGGtaaaaattttgatgaagagttCTGGCGTAAAGTTTGGCTAGAGCTACTGTTCCCGatctttgatattttgaagagaCATGGCGAAATTAACATCATTCAAAATGAAGGATTATGGGTGTGGCTCTCGAGCACAATGATTCAAGCCTTAAGAAAAATGGTTTTACTATTTACTACATTCTTCAACGATCTCCATAGCATTGTGGACGACTTTATGAGTCTTTTGATATCCTGTATTTGCCAAGACAATGATGCCATTTCAAAGATTGGTATTTCGTGTTTGAAGGACCtcattattgaaaatatcaccaaatttgatgatgataaatgGGAGAGAATTATCAAGACTTTCAGTACGCTATTCAAGATCACTACTGCAAAAGAGTTATTTGAGCTAGATCCgaaaaatatcaaaccAAATGGAGCAAGGTCTCCATGCAATGGGGACGAGAATAATAacgatgaggaagaaatagaCAACGAAGATAGTGAGGAAGAATCTGAGCAAGCGTATTCTGAGATTACCCCTGAAAAAACGTTTTCATCACAGGAGATTGTTGTTAAATGTGTTTTACATTTGCATATGATCCAATTACTCTCCGAGTTATTTGACGATGACAAGTTCTATGCATGTATTCCATACAAACATTTGATTTCATTAAGTAAATTACTGGAGGGAAGCTACCAATTTTCCAGAGATTTCAACGAAGACTACAATCTTCGTGTGAGGTTGTGGAATTCTGGGGTAGTTGACAAACTGCCAAATTTGTTAAAGCAGGAGACGTCCTCTGTTGGTGTTTACATCAGTATCTTGTTCCGGCTGTACTGCGATGAGGACAAGGTTGACAATGAGGGCAGGGTAAAAATAGTATCCACATTGATTCCATTGTCAAATGCACTATTTGCAAGAGCGACTGAATTCCAGCAACGCCAAGAGTTCAAGAACCTGCAGTCGTGGATACCGGTGGTCATTGAGGTGTTGCAGGCCTTGACCGAGTTGAAGGATGAGGATTTCCGCCGGGCATGTCCAGTGACATATGGGCATGTTATTTCGCTCTTTCAGGGGAACATCTCTGAGGGGCTACAGGGGGTGTTGAGGTCGTACCTCACTCGTGTTGGGTCGCTCTACATCGACACCGCTAGATAG
- a CDS encoding uncharacterized protein (PKUD0C07480; similar to Saccharomyces cerevisiae YLR150W (STM1); ancestral locus Anc_8.364) yields MSMQNKNLYALLGNDVSGDEGDFVAPVEIVAPLKSTKKSGTPPKADKSKAKGGKPKASANEAGVKFTNKNRDASAPKSTQRKGGKDKKFDRHSRTGRTDTKKAEHQRLGDEVEAQIEGEEDAEAEIEEETGEAKPQLRSAADFFAELQASNLNKNSKAAAPSSSINEEDLLVKSQEAYISGTTEKKVRSKAKKEKVFLDVNVTVTDGFERPERPQRSDFQKGSRKPKGKKFAGKPKDASKKNVLTEQNFPAL; encoded by the exons ATGTCTATGCAAAACAAG AATCTTTATGCGTTATTAGGTAATGACGTTTCTGGTGACGAAGGTGATTTCGTTGCTCCAGTTGAAATCGTTGCACCACTCAAGTCCACCAAGAAATCTGGCACTCCTCCAAAGGCCGACAAGTCCAAGGCTAAAGGTGGTAAGCCAAAGGCTTCTGCCAACGAAGCAGGTGTCAAGTTCACCAACAAGAACAGAGATGCTTCTGCTCCAAAGTCCACCCAGAGAAAGGGCGGTAAGGACAAGAAGTTCGACAGACACTCCAGAACCGGTAGAACCGACACCAAGAAGGCAGAACACCAAAGATTAGGTGACGAAGTTGAGGCGCAAATCGAGGGCGAAGAAGATGCTGAAGCtgagattgaagaagaaaccGGAGAAGCTAAGCCACAATTGAGATCTGCTGCAGACTTCTTTGCGGAATTGCAAGCTTCCAACCTGAACAAGAACTCCAAGGCCGCAGCTCCTTCTTCCTCTATCAATGAAGAGGATTTGCTTGTCAAGAGCCAAGAAGCTTACATTTCAGGTACCACTGAGAAGAAGGTCAGATCCAAGGCtaagaaggaaaaggtCTTCCTCGATGTCAACGTCACTGTTACCGATGGTTTTGAAAGACCAGAGAGACCACAAAGATCCGACTTCCAAAAGGGTTCCAGAAAGCCAAAGGGTAAGAAGTTTGCCGGTAAGCCAAAGGATGCCTCAAAGAAAAACGTCCTTACTGAACAAAACTTCCCAGCTTTATAA
- a CDS encoding uncharacterized protein (PKUD0C07490; similar to Saccharomyces cerevisiae YDR169C (STB3); ancestral locus Anc_8.363): MTSPFQYEHPNAHMGHANHAAVPPKTVYNTASFTSGTATTTGNLTPKIHNLIHADNSNSQAEHFNSFVPLSGNSTVTPMPSTMVKNNSFETISKSPKEAKNYTSGVKHTKKTTKKKQANNEEKHLISTSSPEGIAAASEITPNRIASILIKEGPLPIRHLTAHLIEQVPAFGHLSLSKQRRLIMAALESGDLITGCVFEKIGWGQWEARLVSKDLVKTRIENSTPSTTISNINSSNTSIDAATDNIKEKIGSLSPPPSTGEFVTNDKKKLRSVSASVATTRRESITAHLNEYSALPTSPTLGPLGHFRKDLAHYGDIDEAIESSSSMSDDEEIEEHALNKVSNGTSFSRHSPDYDYSNTQTLYGGKQKGQNIRSPSVPSSRRPSFAGVLKPRKPRTSFNQQTLEAALDDAPMERRESRVSFSNSSNLSRQSFLRTIIPQRSNNLSSNSSHDRDDENAIVDDESESPTNSNEPRSEGSNSNYTDEEDWKSLGPSLLKRKGQHSSISTVFPSAFDPNNPKNNGKTTEELAAIALLDLKSV; this comes from the coding sequence ATGACGTCTCCATTCCAATACGAACACCCAAACGCTCACATGGGACACGCCAATCATGCAGCAGTCCCACCCAAAACAGTCTATAACACTGCAAGTTTTACTTCCGGAACCGCCACAACTACAGGCAACTTAACCCCTAAGATCCATAATCTTATTCATGCCGACAACAGTAACAGTCAGGCCGAACATTTCAACTCCTTTGTGCCATTATCAGGAAATTCTACAGTCACTCCGATGCCATCCACGATGGTGAAAAATAACTCATTTGAAACTATAAGTAAGTCTCCTAAAGAGGCCAAGAACTACACCTCGGGTGTTAAACATACCAAGAAGACTACGAAAAAGAAGCAGGCtaataatgaagaaaagcACTTGATCTCCACCTCGTCTCCTGAAGGTATTGCAGCTGCTTCTGAAATCACCCCTAATAGGATCGCCTCAATCTTGATCAAAGAAGGTCCACTTCCTATCCGTCATTTAACTGCACACTTGATTGAACAGGTTCCTGCTTTTGGACACTTGTCTCTTTCCAAACAGAGAAGACTAATCATGGCTGCATTAGAATCCGGTGATTTAATCACTGGAtgtgtatttgaaaaaatcgGATGGGGTCAATGGGAGGCCAGATTGGTTAGCAAAGATCTAGTTAAAACGAGAATTGAAAATAGCACCCCTTCAACGACTATATCAAATATCAATTCCTCAAATACTTCAATCGATGCAGCAACAGATaatataaaagaaaaaattggttCTTTATCTCCACCCCCATCTACTGGTGAGTTCGTTACAAATGATAAGAAGAAGCTAAGATCTGTGTCTGCATCCGTTGCCACTACAAGAAGAGAATCTATCACTGCACATCTGAATGAATATTCGGCACTCCCTACCTCTCCAACGTTAGGACCATTAGGTCATTTTAGGAAGGACCTAGCCCACTATGGCGATATCGACGAAGCAATagaatcttcttcttcaatgtccgatgatgaagaaattgaagaacatGCATTGAATAAAGTCTCCAACGGAACTTCGTTCAGTAGACATTCACCTGATTATGATTATTCAAACACCCAAACATTGTATGGAGGTAAACAAAAAGGTCAGAACATTCGTTCACCATCTGTTCCATCCTCACGCCGCCCTTCATTTGCTGGTGTACTAAAACCAAGGAAGCCAAGAACTTCATTCAACCAACAAACTTTAGAAGCAGCTCTAGATGATGCACCCATGGAGAGAAGAGAATCAAGggtttccttttcaaattcttccaatttatCACGTCAATCCTTTTTGAGAACAATAATACCACAACGTTCGAACAACCTTAGCTCCAATTCTTCACACGATagagatgatgaaaatgctatagttgatgatgaatccGAGTCACCAACCAATAGTAATGAGCCTAGAAGCGAGGgatcaaattcaaattatacagatgaagaagattggAAATCCTTGGGGCCTTctttattgaaaagaaaaggacAACATTCCAGTATATCCACTGTGTTTCCATCTGCTTTCGATCCAAATAATCCGAAAAATAACGGcaaaacaacagaagaGTTGGCTGCTATCGCTTTATTAGACCTTAAGTCTGTTTAA